TTCGTAAGGttagataaaattaaaaaaataaattagttatATTAATTAGTTATACGATCTCGAGTTTGCTATAAACGATGacgattggttttttttttgtttgggtgtATGTTCGGTTTCAGCATAATGCTCTTCACTGTGATGAATCTTACGATGCGCCATGTAAGAACACATGTACCTTTCAATACCAAGGCttgtttgatcgtttttttcctgttcatTTAGTGCCTGTGATAGATTCGCTGTTTATATTAGTAGGATACGGCCACTGCCTGACTGAATGTGCCAGAGTCTTATCAGCACCAGCAAAACAACCTCTTCTGATTTCCTTACGATTATCCTTCTGTACTGTTCTGTTGATTGAGGAGTTTGATGTAGCGTCTTTCGATTGACGACTATATGTACATGTACATAAGATAGcttgcgtgtgtttttgagAGAATTTGTCGATGTTAGTTGTGTACTTCAATCTTACATTCCAtgttatttgaatttattatttctgcCGTGCTTCGGAATCTGAATCCGAGAGAGGGGGGCGAGACCTGGCTCAGACATCCGCCGTTCGCGATGTTATGCTGGGAGATCGTGAGTGTATGACGACGCGGTGACCGTTTTTCGTCACGAATCCGTCACTCTCCACCAGAACGGCCGTCTGGCGGCCTTGAGGATCGCCGTTACTATCCGGTGATTCCTTTGATGATAGACTATGATCCACTACACCTATGTTCGCCTGAGAACCGCCGAGAATTCCTTTACTTTTACCACTACCAGGGGTGCCAACGCCACCGCCTATGCTGCCACCGGCGATCTGGCTACCATTGTCTCCACTACCTATTGCAGCTCCACCGCTACCGTCGTTATCATTGCCATTGCCACCATCGTTTCCGTTATCACAGGCATCTATTTCAAGATCGTCTCCGGTGGAACCGTCAGTTCCACCGCCATGACGCTGCTTGTAGCGTTTCCATGCGTGTTGTATCAGACGGGCACAGTATTCTTCGCGTTGCCTCCAGAGCGTGGACGACACCGGTTCGTAACCCACTTCGTCCGGACGCTGTTGTACCTCACCCAACTCTGCCGTCTCTTCGATAGGATTTCCTTTCCGAGCGAAAAAGTCTTTCGTCAGTGCGTCCAGGATATCGACACAGAACATCATATCGCCACGGCAGATAGGAATATCCATCGAAATAATTTTGTAACGGTTCGGTTTATGTATCTGGAGGGGCGGTTCCAGCACGTCCAGAAAGTCTGATAGTTGATCGTACCGAACGTATTGTGTACCGTCCGGATCAAACTGTTGCCATATTTCGTAGTACATATCGTAGTCGTCGTCCGTCAAGCCCTCCTGCACGTCTTCCGTTGCTTGGGAATAGTTTTCGAGAATAACAGCGATGTACATGTTGATGACGATAAGAAAACTTATTACTAGATACGCCAATAGGTACGTTATGCCGATCGTTGATGAGCCACAATTTCCCGGGTAGCCTTTATCATTGTCCGGTGGTAGACAGTCTTCTTCGTTGATAATACCATCTAGCACACCATCCCAACCGGCTGAGGTGGACATCTGGAATGTGTAAATACCGAACATATAGGGGGGAatgaggtgtgtgtgtgtgtttttttttttcacgagCATATTTGCAAACAGTGTCTAACCTGAAACAGCAAGATCATACTCTGGCCGAAGGTTTTAAAGTTGTACACATCATCCAAGCCACTCTTATCCTTGACGTGCATGAAGAATGACATcccaaaaatggcaaaaatgaaCATCACCAAAAACAGTAGCAGACAGATGTTAAAAAGTGCAGGCAGCGACATAGCTAACGCAAACAGCAACGTCCGTATACCCTTGGCACCCTTCACCAAACGCAGTACACGGCCCACTTTTGCAACTCGCACGACTCGCAGAAGCGTTGGAGATACAAAATATTTCTCAATAAGATCACTTAAGACAAGACCTGGTATGGGTAAAAACACAACGAGACGATACGGAGTAATTAAAACATCGCATCGAGGAAGGTAGCAAAAACTAGTGAATGACCGCACTTACCTAAAATGGAAAGAATGACCACAACGAAATCAAACAGATTCCACGGTTCGATAAAGTAATGGTATCGTAGGGCGAAGATCTTCATCAAACATTCACTGCTGAAAATGCAGATGAATATCATATTCAAGTAGTCTAGCACCGCGCTAAACGTTTCTGATTGTTTGTAGTGATCCAGCGTCATGGTTAACATATTGAAGCCGATGAACAACATGATGATCATGTCGAACTTTTTATTCGTCACTATTTCGAACACTATTGCTTGCGGGCGCCACTGTAATGAAATGGAGCGAATTAGTGTGTTACGTCGTGGAATGCAGCATGTACTTTACTGCTTACCCTTGGTCGAGGGATTGCCTTGAGTGGTTTCTTCGATCCCATCTTCTTCATGGCATTGTAGTACTTTTTCTGATCTTCCGTCATGAACATTTCCAGTGATCCTCCggctttctttttctgttcatTGAAGTTATCAATAATCACACCGATGAAGAGATTCAGTGTGAAGAACGATCCGAAGATAATGAAGAACACAAAGTACAGATACATGTAGATGTTTGTTTCCCGTATAGGCTGTTTGCCGACCTGTAAAGTAACAGCAAACGATGGGATTAGCtcatttacaaagaaaaaacgaccTCTCTACAGCACATACGTCACGGGAATCAATGGCATCGTTCATGATTTGTATCCATCCTTTGAATGTCGCTACTTGAAATAGACACAAATACGCTTTACCGACGTGATCGAAGTTCATCGGTGAGTTTTCCCATGTATAATTTTCGGCTTTGCACGCATTTACATCCGGAATAATTTCGTGAggtaatgttgttttatttttatccacaCACTATCATACgaagaaacgaaaccaaaTGGATTAGCATGAGAATATTGTTCTAATGGGGATGAAGTACAGCAGTCGCAATACCTTGAAGTATTTTCCAGCAAATAATTGCACTCCCATAATAGCAAATATCAGCCAGAATATCAAACAAACCAGCAGCACGTTGAAGATGGACGGTATAGCTTGAACCAATGCATTCACGACGACCTATACATACACGTACGATTGATTCAATTGTACAGTTGATTCAAACAATAAAgagaataaaacattaataaaattcGTGTAAACGAACCAATCTCTTGCTATGATTCTTAGATCGTTTCATTTGAAAAAGGGAATAGCCCAGCTTTGTTGACCATGCAGTGAACAGAATAAGCGCAATACAGCCATGAACATCTATTTATAAAGCGGTAcaaagtttcaattttttcaattaCCACACAGTTAGTTACCATTttaaaactcataaaaaacaGTTCTGTTGGTAACGAACTGTtggaaagcataaaaacaaagaatcttaaacgcaaacaaaactgtttggcaattgaaaaaattgaaacataaagGCAACacatttcataaaacattattaGCTGATGAGCTGATGTGTATAGTATTTGAGAATAcagttgcaaacaaaaattgtactaagagaaatatttttacagaAAATTTTAAGCTAATGATATAATTCACACCCAATCTGGtctaacaatttttttccacttttattACAATATTGCGTGTTCTACAACCATCTAAAATACTACGTTTATGTTTGTATATACATGATGTGTACTGCATAGCTATGACACCAAAGTACACTTAGCGCATTTGATACACAAGCAAAACACATATCATTCCGCAAGTGTGAcagtgttacaaaaaaaaactgtaatcAAATGAGGCAACAGTTGATAATGCAAACAATACTGGTAAGCGCAATCACAATACTCCTACTCATGAAATATTCAGATGCAGCGTGATGAAGTAATGGCCATAAAGAGCTCTAAAAATATAACTAAGTATATATACGTATATAGAATCTGATTTATAGTAACATAGTCTACTTCAGTTGTTATGATTCAAAAATAACTAACACCATGTAAGAATAATCTAGAAAGAGTAGTATAAGGATAGCGCGATtggttgttgatgatgttttcgtaCTGGTTTGATGCTTAAAACCAAATGTAAGTAGTGCAAATCGATATGTAAAATGACTGTTTTGCTCTATTTGATGCTTTTGGTTTCGAAACTAATTAGAGTAAAGTAAATACTTTGAAGTTACGTACCCTCATTCCCTGCATACGGGACATGGCACGTAGCGGTCTCAGGGCTCTAAGAGTTCGCATGGTTTTGAATGCTTGAATACCACCCGCTCCACAAAGTGAAGCAACGAAGTTTATTAATGATACCTAGGAAAAGCATGGGTCAAATCGAGTGAGTATTTAATGGTTGATGATCGTAAAATTGAACTGTAACCGCCCGTAACTTTTGTTGTCTCCATATGATTGAgctactctttttttatgtgtttgttaTTGAATTATTGTGTCGAGAACATGTGAAGtaaagaaattttgttttcttatttctaatttgcattcaaactGATAAACATAATTGTAATGACGCTTCCTAGGTATTTAGTGTGTATGTAATTTGTTAACGCaatgaaataatcatttttaaatgtattgataaaattcatgttgttttaattgtgtaataataataaaaacaaacaatgaacAATCAATAATGATGAAAACGTTGCTTGTTAGAGTGTACAAATACTCCATAACGATTTCTTATTTAAATTGGCATTGATTTGCTCCGTCACTGGAGCTAAACATTGACTAATTTTCATTGGCCGAGTTACTTCTTAAGCAAAACtgtgtaatatttatttaaaatagtgAACAACAATATCAAAGTTGTATTTAACCGTACGATATCATTACTTAACGCCAGTGAATGGGCATCTGTTTAAGTTAAAGTCACTGTAAGTATTTGCAAATTAACGTAAGTtcaacgaaaaagaaagaaaacaaccatTATAAGTAAAAGAACGTACACAATACATAAAATTGACATCGACACATACTAAAGCGACTGTTTTGCATCAGCTACATGTATAACACGTACGGCAGCGTCTAAAAGGCACGAAAagtcattttgtttgctttcaatttaATCTTGTCTAACCACAAAGTTTATGAAGGAAGattgagtttttgtttgtgtcttAGATCATGATCATCACGCACAACATTCAACATGTCATTCCTTGTATCGGTTTATCTATAGTCAATCCATATGTATTTACAACTGCGACCTCAGACTGCGtgattttcaacattttcataaGCCCTTACTAGGCTCGGTAGTATTGCTAGGTTTGCTCTTAGCTGATCATGTTTGATATTTGTGGTAGTAACTTggtatttattaataattgttACGTTGTTGTACACAAATGGTTACAACATCTGTTTCAAAATCCAAAGGATGGTAATCaatcttttcctttcactATGCCATAAATAAAATCGTAAAACCAGTAATTAGTGCCGTCTTTTCATATTGTTTTATAAGTTTGAAATTATGctgtacaaaacaaatcatttgtgAGTGTAAATGTTGAAACAATATGATGTGCTTCGattaaatttcacatttttcagTTCATTAAAAAGGATATACAATGCTAAGCTTTTGCAaacgttcttttgtttttttttctcaaatgtCTATCAACGACTAACAATAGAGGTATTTCTTGCAACATAAATACTGGATACTAAAACGGAAGAAGTACAGGTAaatagaaatggaaatgggttattttataacgaaaaataatcaatttgtttggttgtttgtcATTTACAGTGTTTCTCAAACGTTCCACATCATTTAGGGTTTATATTAACGTTTTCGTCAGAAACGCAAACAATTATGGCGCACTGATTCTGCATGAACGTTTTACAAATGTTAGAAAGTTGTACATTTTCACACTTAAGAAGAATCCGTTACAGAAAGTGTTCCGTTATACTAAACATCGAATATTACACATTGTAGACTGTAAGCTGCGTTAAACGTTTTGCTTAAACGCATATAAACCAGCAACGCGAACAAAAGATAGATAGATTGACAGATTGGTTCTTTGGACAAACTTTTTGAAGAAATACAGCACACGTCTATACAAACATAGAGAAGACTACAAGGAAGAAATAGTAGATAACAGTCGTGTTTCGTCAGTTAGAATGTAGGAGATTGAAGGAAGAACAAGATAGCTTCCACGAACAATGTCACTGCACAAAGTGGTACACCATCAAAGCCCAGAGAGGTAGAGTGCCTCTTTAGCAATCAAAATGTACGCAAGTGAACCAAGTGCCTTGGTACTTACTCTCATACCCTCCCAACGTGATACGGCACGAAGCGGGCGTAAGGCGCGCAGTGTACGCATCGAACGGAACGCTGGAATATCGGCCGCTCCCACCCAGATAGCGGCAAGGTTTATCAGCGATAGCTAAGGGGAAAAAATCATTGAACGAAGGAAAAGATACGCAATGAAACGGAAATCAACGAAAGATAATTAGCAGGAAGATGCACTAAACGCAATCATCTTAATTTAACCGATACACATATATCACACATTGTGTGTTTACTTATCTTAATTATATATAATTGGTTAATATGTTACAAGACTAATTTGCTTAGGTAATTGTTTTCCCTCTATTGCTGTTTGTGTGATTGTGTGAGAAACTATGGCTAAAGTAATTATTGTTAACTATGATTGTTTTGCTATGTATTATGATATGGAGATAACAGAATTATATGAGGGTCCAGTCAATGGTTTTCACGACGCACAGGACGATTATACTCACCATTACGATAATAAAATCAAGCCAACACCAAGCATTCGTAAAGTATACTTTAAAACCTAAAGCTAACCATTTGATTAACatctctaaaaaaaatatcactgTGAATATTCGGTCCATATAATAAAGGATATCTTGCAGGATTGGGCGTTGTGGAAGATGTACATCTTCGAGAGCCTGTAGGGTTGCAGAAAGAAGCAGAACAAACGATCATATCAAACGCAAAGTCAGAGGAATTAATCTCATCAATCGTTGGAAGAGCAGGAAGTCCGATCGTCAATTGCTCGTGACACACTTACCAATGCTAAGCTACTAAGCAAAATCATAGTAATTACAGCAGTCTCGAAGTACTTGTTCTCAATCAGCTGGAACGTTTTGAGACGTAGGTTTGCCCAGCCCTGCCAAAACGGAGCATCATCGTCTCCAGCGAGCACTGGGAACTTTTTATAGCAATTATCCGGGCAGCAGTCCGCCGGTGAATCTTCGATCACTTCATCCTCCTCGGCGTGAATAATAAGCTCACCATCTAGCGGACCTTCTTCGCCTTCGCCTTCGTCATCGAGCTCTGGACAAGTGAACAGAACATTTGTAGTGTGTGAAAGAAGGACTTTTCATTCGCACTGGGAACGTCGGTACATACCTTCGTCAATTCCTAAATCCTCCTTGCTGGCATCACGTTTTTCTTCGCCCTCCATCGTTTCGGCGCTGCCTTTGTGGCTTTCGTCCTTGAATGGGCGATTTTTGTGACTGCCATAAGATTTGATACTGGCAGTATCATCGTCCTGCAAGGACACGCCTCTATGATTCAGTTCATGTTCTAATTTATTATCTTGATGATTACTAATAGAATTGCCTATCACCTAATTATCAAGACATAATACACACATAATGAGATTAATGTTTTGCTTAGCagctaaagttttttttgtagtaaagTGAATGAGTGTGTGTATAAAAACTGTCAGGATGCAGACAAAATGAGTTCATGTGCCGTAGTGGTTAAAATGAAATGGGTAAACTGTGAGGAAGTTTTGATGAACAATATGACAAAACGGAAATCTCAAACCCATACTAAACAGAATCTATGAATGGATGCGAAAGTGCGAAAGTATCGATAGAAAGAAGTACGTACCTTTGAGTTGTTCATGATctgcttgtttttctttgccttgTTCTTCAGATCACCGTGAATGGTAAATTCCATTCCATCTCCTATTGCTACTTCCAGCTGGTTGTGTTCCTTGATGCCTTTCTTCAGCAGCCCATCAGCCAGTATGTCATCTGGAGTAAGTTCCAGCTCATTTTCACCATGTTCTGCAGATATACATGGACATACTCCTTTGCCTAatgcatgtgttttttgtttgtttgtatatttgtttgtttgtgtgtcatGATTCAGTTTCCATATGGACGGTTGTGCATAATTTTCACATATTCATACGGTGGTACCATATTATGTTTTCGTTATGATTtcaaatggaataaattacCATTGGTATAATATAATTTCCAATCGGTGGAATCCAAAATAAGTCGAGCAAGAGAAGAACATCGGAAGTTTCACAAATGGCATATGGCATAGTATTCCATTTTACGCAGTTTGTTTCAATGTGCAGTTAGCATAGGAACATTTATAATATAGAAGTAGATAAATCGAGAGAAAAAATTGATACACTTGAATTAAGAATCGCTTGTTGGTACACGGATATTTTAAATAtcagagcacacacacacacacatacacacatagacatttcatcaaaatacaacaaagaaatgcaaacaacctttttcaatgcaaacaacgacaacgacaacgaTGTCTACTATCATCAGGAAAGTACCACAATcaggaaagaaaatacaagCGTGGCAAAACACATACTATTTTGGGGAAGAACAGTAGGTAAACACAACACGAACAATACATTTACAGTTTACTGTACAAATCATCGAAAGTAGTAGGTATTGGTATTTTGCGTAAAAATATCAACACGATCAAAACCTGCGTTATTATGTATGTAAATTAATGTTCCCTCAAATCAAACAGCTTTAAATTCCAGAATTATTCATAAATCAAATGGAATTGGAGCTATATCCTTAATAGCCACTGTCACTGTTGGTGCAACCAACAAGAATGAGAAAGCTTAGTAGTACTATAGGTAGTAGTTAGCTTAACTTGCTCcgttaaacagggtaagattACAAGCTATTCCGCGAAAGTAGCTTTGACACGACTGACAAAACGTTCGCAAATTAATAATATCTTTAGTAAATTGCAAACTGCTTTTTTAAaactctttttctcttttaaaacaatgttGTTTAAGAGTGAGTGGGtaggaagtttatttattttttttttaataattgcgTTATCATGCTATTTAAAAGTTGTAGTGTACTCAAAATCATAATAGATAATTATCTTTCTCtataaaatgcttcaaatattCCGAAGCTATTTTGTAATATTACAAGGACACAATCAAACATCGAATTACCTTAAGCGAGACACTAACCAACGATACACATATGCTCGAAAAATTTTCGGTTTTAcgtctttttttagtttttttttcttcataacaCACAAACGTATTAACAATACATGATGAATTACTACCAAACTAGCAACAGATAGTATACAGCTCTATTACTACTTTCGGTAGAAGGATAAAATCCACTTTTAACGATGCTAATCAAATGGAAAATTGCTAACACTAAACGAAACACACTTTCGGGGAATATTTGAcatggttttaaattttggacACTGATTGTGCCACACCAATTCAAGCAAGTTtcttatattatattatattatattacatTGTAGATGCGCAACTACTatcctgctttttttttaattcatgcaTTTTTAGATTAAATGGTGAACCAGCTGCCTATTTTTAAAACCTTGCGTAAATCTCGAAATTCGATCTTTTTTGATGACGGTAATAGGATGGCAGGATGTTTGGAAAACACTGCATTTTGAAGTTAACGATACTATTACGAGTTGGTGTTACTCGTAACAGAAAACATATAACTGCTACGGTTAAATATGCTGCATAATATTTACGATGTGCGATTTCCGCTAAACGTATCACTGGGTATTTGTATTAATTAGATATCTTAAAAGTTTGTAGGTCTAGTTTACCAGAAACTTTACGTTTGCTCGGATAGTTacaaatttgcaaataaacgGAAATTAAGTTGCGCACCTACTATGTAAATTTTAAGATAGAAATGTAACATTCAGTTTATTAAGTTTTGTTAAACTTTAATGTCATACGTTTTATATCTAAACCAATTACAAAAGATGTATCGATCGCTTCACTCATTGCATCCGATAGCACATTGATGTCAAACAACCCCGAAATTATCACAAATCAGCAACCTTTGGTGGGATTCTGGTTGGAAACTATCTACACTACGGTGGGCAATACAAAATAAACTTAAGTTTGATCGCACACTAGCGCTAATATTAGTAGCGGTAGTGTAAGTGGATAGTAACCTTCTTCCTATTACAAAGCAAGGTGTATTTGCTTACCTGTAGGTTGCACCGATGCTATTTGACtcgttaatttgtttttcacaaaCTTGAGTGCATTTGCTATGTTCGCCTTGATCCAATTAGAAAAGCGTGATATTCTGTTAAACGCTTCAGCGATCTTGTTGGTCTCGTTGTCTGCCGTTGGTGCGGACAGGGATGAAGAACCGAAATTTGACAAAAGCAAAGCTAAGAAAAGATTAAGAACCTGCAAAATAGAGTCATTGGTGAACTATGGGTGAACACTCACGACTATGCAAATGCTAGGTTACTTACGACTAAATTTCCTATTACTACCGTAGCCAGGAAAAATGGTATGCATGACACATCGCCAACAAGCATACAGTCCCACATGGATTCGATCCATTCACCGCACAGCACACGGAACACAATCATAAAGGAATGCATGAAATCGGTAAAATTCCATCTTGGCAGATCTTGGTCTGGGAACAGATGCACATTATCTGGAAGAATTTATTTCGAAtagaattgaagaaaaatacgAACGATGCGCGATTAGGATTAGGCGTTCACCAGCACTCTAAGAAAAATGTGAAAGCACTTGATTTACAAATAATCCGCGTGGAGAAGCTAGCAGATTGCAGATTATCGAGGCATTTGTAAGCTGTTTCTAGAGCTCTTGTTGTTCTAAAAGCTTGTCGTttaatttgttgttattttgttttgtttagcaaaCAATGGTATGCAAGACAGTAACCAGCGGACATTGAACAGTCTAGTACATGTTCGCTGTAAATCAGAACAAAATACCAAATGCAAGAAAATAGCGACTGATTTAAATACGATCGTTGAAGTCTCTGGCACTCAAATGAAATTATTGTAGTTTTACACAAATTTATACGGATGCATCGACCTTAAACCTTTGTGTTTAGTGATCAGATAACAAATAACGACacaattgtaaataatttagGTGACACATTAGCAGTCATAGATTTTCTTACAAATgataaaaagttataaattGTAATTGATTTGCAAGGCGCATATTTGAACATAAAGCAATATGTTTAAGAAACAATGGATATTGTACGCTAAATACTCTACCTTCAGTCTTATTCATTGTTTCATCTCTAGTCTTTCGAATTATGTTTCTAGTCTTTTTACGAATGTACAACCATTTGAGGGGCTTCATTGAACTACATTAGAActattattttgcaaaagcaTAGCAAAAGCACCCTTCAGCTATTGTACTATTATGTACTATGGAAGTGGTAAGCACTGGCCACCGTTGAAAATACCATTCACAATCAACTATTTTCCATGCTCTTGCCAAATCTCACTAGTATGTAGTGTAATGTGTACATTTATACAAAATGGTTCGGAGTGAACGAATTTTGCGCACGTAACGATTGCCTTGTTTTTTCCGCTGTGATTTATGGTTGTCTTGTACGATGCTTTCAATCACAAAGTGTTTTGCGCCATTGCAGAGCTAGCTACTTACCGACATAGTTCTTTCCGAACAGCTGCATTCCCATCACGGCAAAGATGAAGATGATAATGCAGAGCACGAACGTCAGATTACCTAACGCTCCCATCGTTCTGCCCATGATGGAAATGAGTAAATTCAGCGTTGGCCAGGATTTGGCGAGCTTAAAGACTCgaagctgttgttttttttgtttcaaatgatTTGCGTGTAACGTAAGTTTTAGGTTTTTATTGTGGTAGATGATGATGCGTCAGATCGCAAAATAAAATGAGTTTTAATTTGTACagtttttaatgcgaaatggttTTGAGTATGCGTACGATAGCGATGTTGTTGATGCATGTTATGGTATAtgtgtttgttgcattttttttaattttttcgcaAGAAGTGTATAAATTACATACGATTAAtgtgagaaagaaaagaaccatgaaaaagaagaaagagagaaaaagagagatagTAGAGAAAATTGGCAAGTAatagaaagcatttttttcatcaaccGTATGTTTTCTTATAACTATCAGAACAAGTCAATATTCCTTTCAGTGATGTTCCTTCGTGTTAGGGATCATGGGAgagtagtatttttttttattattgtatttATCCAGTACAGTGGTAAACCCTACCATGCTGTTTCATCTAAATACATCCACTAATTGCAATCGAATACTTCTATGGCTTATGCAAGTATTCGTATAGATCCATTCCCTTCGTCTTCGACTACATCGTAAGATCTTTTATC
The DNA window shown above is from Anopheles funestus chromosome 3RL, idAnoFuneDA-416_04, whole genome shotgun sequence and carries:
- the LOC125769886 gene encoding sodium channel protein para isoform X46 yields the protein MTEDSDSISEEERSLFRPFTRESLQAIEARIADEEAKQRELERKRAEGESDFGRKKKKKEIRYDDEDEDEGPQPDPTLEQGVPVPVRMQGNFPPELASTPLEDIDGFYSNQRTFVVVSKGKDIFRFSATNALYVLDPFNPIRRVAIYILVHPLFSLFIITTILVNCILMIMPTTPTVESTEVIFTGIYTFESAVKVMARGFILQPFTYLRDAWNWLDFVVIALAYVTMGIDLGNLAALRTFRVLRALKTVAIVPGLKTIVGAVIESVKNLRDVIILTMFSLSVFALMGLQIYMGVLTQKCIKEFPMDGSWGNLTHENWELFNSNETNWFYSISGDIPLCGNSSGAGQCDEGYICLQGYGINPNYGYTSFDTFGWAFLSAFRLMTQDYWENLYQLVLRSAGPWHMLFFIVIIFLGSFYLVNLILAIVAMSYDELQKKAEEEEAAEEEALREAEEAAAAKAAKLEAQQAAAAAAANPEIAKSPSDFSCHSYELFVGQEKGNDDNNKEKMSIRSEGLESASLSLPGSPFNLRRGSRGSHQFTIRNGRGRFVGVPGSDRKPLVLSTYLDAQEHLPYADDSNAVTPMSEENGAIIVPVYYANLGSRHSSYTSHQSRISYTSHGDLLGGMTKESRLRNRSARNTNHSIVPPPNATNLSYADTNHKGQRDFDMTQDCTDDAGKIKHNDNPFIEPAQTQTVVDMKDVMVLNDIIEQAAGRHSRASDHGEDDDEDGPTFKDKAIEFLMKMIDIFCVWDCCWVWLKFQEGVAFIVFDPFVELFITLCIVVNTLFMALDHHDMDPDMEKALKSGNYFFTATFAIEATMKLIAMSPKYYFQEGWNIFDFIIVALSLLELGLEGVQGLSVLRSFRLLRVFKLAKSWPTLNLLISIMGRTMGALGNLTFVLCIIIFIFAVMGMQLFGKNYVDNVHLFPDQDLPRWNFTDFMHSFMIVFRVLCGEWIESMWDCMLVGDVSCIPFFLATVVIGNLVVLNLFLALLLSNFGSSSLSAPTADNETNKIAEAFNRISRFSNWIKANIANALKFVKNKLTSQIASVQPTEHGENELELTPDDILADGLLKKGIKEHNQLEVAIGDGMEFTIHGDLKNKAKKNKQIMNNSKDDDTASIKSYGSHKNRPFKDESHKGSAETMEGEEKRDASKEDLGIDEELDDEGEGEEGPLDGELIIHAEEDEVIEDSPADCCPDNCYKKFPVLAGDDDAPFWQGWANLRLKTFQLIENKYFETAVITMILLSSLALALEDVHLPQRPILQDILYYMDRIFTVIFFLEMLIKWLALGFKVYFTNAWCWLDFIIVMVSLINFVASLCGAGGIQAFKTMRTLRALRPLRAMSRMQGMRVVVNALVQAIPSIFNVLLVCLIFWLIFAIMGVQLFAGKYFKCVDKNKTTLPHEIIPDVNACKAENYTWENSPMNFDHVGKAYLCLFQVATFKGWIQIMNDAIDSRDVGKQPIRETNIYMYLYFVFFIIFGSFFTLNLFIGVIIDNFNEQKKKAGGSLEMFMTEDQKKYYNAMKKMGSKKPLKAIPRPRWRPQAIVFEIVTNKKFDMIIMLFIGFNMLTMTLDHYKQSETFSAVLDYLNMIFICIFSSECLMKIFALRYHYFIEPWNLFDFVVVILSILGLVLSDLIEKYFVSPTLLRVVRVAKVGRVLRLVKGAKGIRTLLFALAMSLPALFNICLLLFLVMFIFAIFGMSFFMHVKDKSGLDDVYNFKTFGQSMILLFQMSTSAGWDGVLDGIINEEDCLPPDNDKGYPGNCGSSTIGITYLLAYLVISFLIVINMYIAVILENYSQATEDVQEGLTDDDYDMYYEIWQQFDPDGTQYVRYDQLSDFLDVLEPPLQIHKPNRYKIISMDIPICRGDMMFCVDILDALTKDFFARKGNPIEETAELGEVQQRPDEVGYEPVSSTLWRQREEYCARLIQHAWKRYKQRHGGGTDGSTGDDLEIDACDNGNDGGNGNDNDGSGGAAIGSGDNGSQIAGGSIGGGVGTPGSGKSKGILGGSQANIGVVDHSLSSKESPDSNGDPQGRQTAVLVESDGFVTKNGHRVVIHSRSPSITSRTADV